A stretch of DNA from Synechococcus sp. JA-3-3Ab:
TCATCAACGGCGCCGAGCGGGTGATCGTCAACCAAATCGTGCGCAGCCCCGGCGTCTACTACAAGTCGGAGCTGGACAAAAACGGTCGGCGCACCTACAGCGCCAGCCTCATCCCCAACCGGGGCGCCTGGCTGAAGTTTGAGACCGACAAAAACGGCCTGGTGTGGGTGCGCATCGACAAAACCCGCAAGCTCTCGGCGGCGGTGCTGCTGAAGGCCTTGGGCCTGAGCGACTCGGAGATCTACGACAGCCTGCGCCACCCCGAATTTTTCCAAAAAACCATGGAAAAAGAGGGGCACTACAGCGAAGAAGAGGCCCTGATGGAGCTGTACCGCAAGCTGCGGCCTGGCGAGCCTCCCACCGTCTCCGGCGGCCAGCAGTTGTTGGAATCCCGCTTCTTCGATCCCAAGCGCTACGACCTGGGCCGAGTAGGGCGCTACAAGCTCAACAAAAAGCTCAATCTCAACGTGGCGGAAAATGTGCGGGTGCTCACCGTCACGGACATCTTGGCCGTCATCGACTACCTGATTAACTTGGAGTACGACATCGGCCATGTGGACGACATCGATCACCTGGGCAACCGCCGCGTGCGCTCGGTGGGCGAGCTCTTGCAAAACCAAGTACGGGTGGGCCTCAACCGCCTGGAGCGGATCATCCGCGAGCGCATGACGGTCTCCGAGTCAGAGAACCTCACCCCGGCCTCGCTGGTTAACCCCAAGCCCTTGGTGGCGGCCATCAAGGAGTTCTTCGGCTCCAGCCAGCTCTCCCAGTTCATGGATCAGACCAACCCGCTGGCGGAGCTGACCCACAAGCGGCGGCTGTCGGCCTTGGGCCCCGGTGGCCTGAGCCGGGAGCGGGCCGGCTTTGCCGTGCGGGATATCCACCCCAGCCACTACGGGCGCATCTGCCCCATCGAAACTCCGGAAGGCCCCAACGCCGGGCTGATCGGATCCCTGGCCACCCACGCCCGCGTCAACCAGTACGGCTTCATCGAAAGCCCTTACTACCGGGTCGAAAACGGCGTGGTGCGCAAGGATCTGGGGATGGTCTACCTCACCGCCGACGAGGAGGACGAGTATCGCGTGGCGCCGGGGGATGTGCCGGTGGATGCCGAAGGCCGCATCACCGCCGACTTGGTGCCGGTGCGCTACCGCCAGGAATTTACCACCGCCCACCCCAGCGAGGTGCACTACGTGCAGGTGTCGCCGGTGCAACTGATCTCGGTGGCCACCTCCTTGATCCCCTTTTTGGAGCACGACGACGCCAACCGCGCCCTGATGGGGGCGAACATGCAGCGGCAGGCGGTGCCCCTGCTCAAGCCGGATCGGCCTTATGTGGGCACGGGTTTGGAAGCCCAGGCGGCGCGGGACTCTGGCATGGTGGTGGTGTCGCGCACCAGTGGCGTGGTGACCTATGTTTCCGCCGACGAAATCGTGGTGCGGCCAGACGACGGCGGGGATCCGATTGTTTACCGCTTGCAGAAGTACCAGCGCTCCAACCAAGATACCTGTCTCAACCAGCGCCCTCTTGTCTACGCGGGGGATCGGGTGGTGCCCGGGCAGGTGCTGGCGGACGGCCCGGCGACCGAGGGAGGCGAGCTGGCCTTGGGCCAAAACGTCTTGGTGGCCTACATGCCCTGGGAGGGCTACAACTACGAAGATGCCATCTTGATCAGCGAGCGGCTGGTCTACGATGATGTCTTCACCTCGGTACACAT
This window harbors:
- the rpoB gene encoding DNA-directed RNA polymerase subunit beta — its product is MTQLAVPSPAAPTLPDLVEIQRESFLWFLREGFEEELLSFSPIVDYTGKLELHFLPEYRPGDPSKGYKINKPRYDPEEAKRRDATYQAQIRVPTRLINKETGEIKDMDVFIGELPLMTDRGTFIINGAERVIVNQIVRSPGVYYKSELDKNGRRTYSASLIPNRGAWLKFETDKNGLVWVRIDKTRKLSAAVLLKALGLSDSEIYDSLRHPEFFQKTMEKEGHYSEEEALMELYRKLRPGEPPTVSGGQQLLESRFFDPKRYDLGRVGRYKLNKKLNLNVAENVRVLTVTDILAVIDYLINLEYDIGHVDDIDHLGNRRVRSVGELLQNQVRVGLNRLERIIRERMTVSESENLTPASLVNPKPLVAAIKEFFGSSQLSQFMDQTNPLAELTHKRRLSALGPGGLSRERAGFAVRDIHPSHYGRICPIETPEGPNAGLIGSLATHARVNQYGFIESPYYRVENGVVRKDLGMVYLTADEEDEYRVAPGDVPVDAEGRITADLVPVRYRQEFTTAHPSEVHYVQVSPVQLISVATSLIPFLEHDDANRALMGANMQRQAVPLLKPDRPYVGTGLEAQAARDSGMVVVSRTSGVVTYVSADEIVVRPDDGGDPIVYRLQKYQRSNQDTCLNQRPLVYAGDRVVPGQVLADGPATEGGELALGQNVLVAYMPWEGYNYEDAILISERLVYDDVFTSVHIEKYEIEARQTKLGPEEITREIPNVGEDALRNLDENGIVRIGAWVEAGDILVGKVTPKGESDQPPEERLLRAIFGEKARDVRDNSLRVPNGERGRVVDVRIFTREQGDELPPGANMVVRVYIALKRKIQVGDKIAGRHGNKGIISRILPIEDMPYLADGTPVDVVLNPLGVPSRMNVGQVYECLLGWAAEHLGVRFKLMPFDEMHGLEASRLTVEAKLREAREKTGKDWIFNPEGKYCGKIQVFDGRTGEPFDQPVTVGRAYMLKLVHLVDDKIHARSTGPYSLVTQQPLGGKAQQGGQRFGEMEVWALEAFGAAYILQELLTVKSDDMVGRNEALNAIVKGKPIPRPGTPESFKVLVRELQSLCLDVSVHKVEVDSDGQTRDVEVDLMADVSSRHTPSRPTYESVTSEDLSPAAGGTFTLARRSREEDEDREEEDDF